In Mycobacterium sp. JS623, one genomic interval encodes:
- a CDS encoding acyl carrier protein — protein MTSDNISRFAIAQRRLRGPDRLILGWLTTQLASYLELPATSIDPMVPLAEMGVDSVHAISLVGDIEAHFDIDVDPTLIFDYPTLAHIAEFIDSAVTKQQEVVA, from the coding sequence ATGACTTCGGACAACATCTCCCGCTTCGCTATCGCCCAACGTCGGCTGCGAGGACCCGACCGCCTGATCCTGGGTTGGCTGACGACCCAGCTCGCGTCGTACCTGGAACTCCCCGCGACTTCGATCGACCCGATGGTTCCGCTCGCCGAAATGGGCGTCGATTCGGTACATGCGATCAGCCTCGTCGGTGACATCGAGGCACACTTCGACATCGACGTCGATCCGACGTTGATCTTCGACTACCCGACCCTGGCGCACATCGCCGAGTTCATCGATTCCGCAGTCACGAAGCAGCAAGAGGTCGTGGCGTAA